A region from the Sander vitreus isolate 19-12246 chromosome 1, sanVit1, whole genome shotgun sequence genome encodes:
- the trappc2l gene encoding trafficking protein particle complex subunit 2-like protein, which yields MAVCIAVIAKENYPLYIRSVPTQNELKFHYTVHTSLDVVEEKISAVGKSLGDQRELYLGLLYPTEDYKVYGYVTNSKVKFVIVVDSSNTSLRDNEIRSMFRKLHNSFTDVMCNPFHNPGDTIQSKAFDGIVSGMMVQTG from the exons ATGGCGGTGTGTATTGCAGTGATCGCAAAAGAG AACTACCCGCTGTATATCCGCAGTGTGCCCACTCAAAATGAGCTGAAGTTTCACTACACAGTACACACCTCTCTGGATGTGGTGGAGGAGAAGATTTCCGCAGTGGGCAAATCTTTGGGAGACCAGAGAGAGCTGTACCTGGGGCTGCTCTATCCCACTGAAGATTACAAAGT ATATGGGTATGTTACCAACTCCAAGGTGAAATTTGTCATTGTTGTGGACTCATCAAATACGTCATTACGGGACAATGAAATTAGAAGT atgttcagaaaattacacaaCTCCTTTACTGATGTAATGTGCAACCCATTCCACAATCCCGGGGACACCATTCAGTCCAA GGCGTTCGATGGCATCGTATCTGGAATGATGGTACAAACTGGCTGA
- the pabpn1l gene encoding embryonic polyadenylate-binding protein 2 isoform X1, which yields MAENLLEYGYLEGEVIGEHFAEDPELAAIKARVQELEMEEETDRLKEEEERCDAVDMQLLTSSSLPGPFYNMTPEERIDADNRSVYVGNVDYGATADELEIHFNGCGPVNRVTILCDRFSGHPKGFAYIEFSDRDSVLSAIGLHETLFRGRVLKVMPKRTNMPGISTTDRGGHRGGHTRGRGRGYRPPRYQNSSRGRFRYQSTRPQHQTPHPYYGGPPVGKRQWGHMDFQEQMPKRYPCLLLITPPSEELGAGSSGQHYPQQR from the exons ATGGCGGAAAATCTACTGGAGTACGGCTACCTGGAGGGCGAGGTTATCGGGGAACATTTCGCCGAGGACCCG GAGCTGGCGGCCATCAAGGCCAGAGTTCAGGAGCTGGAGATGgaagaagagacagacagactgaaggaggaggaggagaggtgtgATGCTGTAGACATGCAGCTTCTGACCAGCAGCTCTCTGCCTG GACCGTTCTACAATATGACTCCCGAGGAGAGGATAGACGCAGACAACAGATCAGTCTATGTAGGAAAT GTAGACTACGGAGCTACTGCAGATGAGTTGGAGATCCATTTCAACGGCTGTGGTCCTGTCAACCGGGTTACGATCCTGTGTGACAGGTTCTCCGGGCATCCCAAGGG CTTTGCTTACATTGAGTTCTCTGATAGAGACTCTGTGCTGAGTGCTATTGGTTTGCATGAGACCTTGTTCAGAGGAAGAGTCCTTAAG GTAATGCCCAAGAGGACCAACATGCCAGGCATCAGCACCACAGACAGGGGAGGACACCGAGGTGGCCACACCAGAGGCAGAGGCCGTGGTTACCGTCCACCTCGATACCAAAACAGCTCTCGAGGTAGGTTCCGGTACCAGTCGACGAGGCCACAACATCAAACGCCGCACCCTTACTACGGAGGCCCCCCAGTGGGGAAGAGACAGTGGGGACACATGGACTTCCAAGAACAGATGCCTAAACGTTACCCATGTCTTCTTCTCATCACCCCACCGTCGGAGGAGTTGGGGGCAGGGTCAAGCGGACAGCACTACCCTCAACAGCGCTAG
- the pabpn1l gene encoding embryonic polyadenylate-binding protein 2 isoform X2, with the protein MAENLLEYGYLEGEVIGEHFAEDPELAAIKARVQELEMEEETDRLKEEEERCDAVDMQLLTSSSLPGPFYNMTPEERIDADNRSVYVDYGATADELEIHFNGCGPVNRVTILCDRFSGHPKGFAYIEFSDRDSVLSAIGLHETLFRGRVLKVMPKRTNMPGISTTDRGGHRGGHTRGRGRGYRPPRYQNSSRGRFRYQSTRPQHQTPHPYYGGPPVGKRQWGHMDFQEQMPKRYPCLLLITPPSEELGAGSSGQHYPQQR; encoded by the exons ATGGCGGAAAATCTACTGGAGTACGGCTACCTGGAGGGCGAGGTTATCGGGGAACATTTCGCCGAGGACCCG GAGCTGGCGGCCATCAAGGCCAGAGTTCAGGAGCTGGAGATGgaagaagagacagacagactgaaggaggaggaggagaggtgtgATGCTGTAGACATGCAGCTTCTGACCAGCAGCTCTCTGCCTG GACCGTTCTACAATATGACTCCCGAGGAGAGGATAGACGCAGACAACAGATCAGTCTAT GTAGACTACGGAGCTACTGCAGATGAGTTGGAGATCCATTTCAACGGCTGTGGTCCTGTCAACCGGGTTACGATCCTGTGTGACAGGTTCTCCGGGCATCCCAAGGG CTTTGCTTACATTGAGTTCTCTGATAGAGACTCTGTGCTGAGTGCTATTGGTTTGCATGAGACCTTGTTCAGAGGAAGAGTCCTTAAG GTAATGCCCAAGAGGACCAACATGCCAGGCATCAGCACCACAGACAGGGGAGGACACCGAGGTGGCCACACCAGAGGCAGAGGCCGTGGTTACCGTCCACCTCGATACCAAAACAGCTCTCGAGGTAGGTTCCGGTACCAGTCGACGAGGCCACAACATCAAACGCCGCACCCTTACTACGGAGGCCCCCCAGTGGGGAAGAGACAGTGGGGACACATGGACTTCCAAGAACAGATGCCTAAACGTTACCCATGTCTTCTTCTCATCACCCCACCGTCGGAGGAGTTGGGGGCAGGGTCAAGCGGACAGCACTACCCTCAACAGCGCTAG